One Haladaptatus sp. R4 DNA window includes the following coding sequences:
- a CDS encoding aspartate aminotransferase family protein: MNSETTNETTESERIVERAREVIPGGAQTGLRAQAYDTGEVAFERSKGATLTTVDGDEYTDYHLGFGPIILGHGHEAVDEAARNAIDDGVLYGTGTAPLEVEVAERLVDLLPSVEQVNFCNSGSEATYHAIRLARAYTGNDKILKFEGCYHGWHDYVDVSVYPPEDGLGEGHPESAGMLPAAVENTLVAPFNDGEAVEEILREHGDDLAAVILEPVPHSVGCLLPRQEFLETVRDVTADADVPLIFDEVITGFRHSPNGAQGEFGVTPDLTCVAKALGNGYPVAAVGGREDLLSQAGGDNKSGVVISGTYSGNLPGLAAASETIDTIVAEDVQGHVSDLGDEYRAGLRDLLADHGIDGRVVGHRSIFSVQFGVTGDPENYEDILGLDEERFHEFAAGMRNRGHFFTPNPYKRHHLSFAHDEGNLAAYLDAADDVFGNL; this comes from the coding sequence ATGAACTCCGAAACGACGAACGAGACGACTGAAAGCGAACGAATCGTCGAGCGCGCCCGCGAGGTGATTCCGGGCGGCGCACAGACCGGACTTCGGGCGCAAGCGTACGACACCGGAGAAGTCGCCTTCGAACGGTCGAAAGGCGCGACGCTCACCACGGTCGACGGCGACGAGTACACCGATTATCATCTCGGATTCGGTCCCATCATTCTCGGACACGGCCACGAGGCGGTGGACGAGGCGGCGCGGAACGCCATCGACGACGGCGTGCTGTACGGAACCGGAACGGCCCCGCTCGAAGTCGAAGTGGCCGAGCGACTGGTCGACCTCCTGCCGAGCGTCGAGCAGGTGAACTTCTGTAACAGCGGAAGCGAGGCGACCTACCACGCGATTCGTCTCGCCAGGGCGTACACGGGGAACGACAAGATCCTGAAATTCGAGGGCTGCTATCACGGGTGGCACGACTACGTGGACGTGAGCGTCTACCCGCCGGAGGACGGACTCGGCGAGGGACACCCCGAATCAGCGGGAATGCTCCCGGCCGCCGTGGAAAACACGCTCGTCGCCCCGTTCAACGACGGCGAGGCCGTCGAGGAGATACTCCGCGAACACGGCGACGACCTCGCGGCCGTCATCCTCGAACCCGTGCCGCACTCGGTCGGGTGTCTCCTCCCCCGGCAGGAGTTCCTCGAAACGGTCCGGGACGTCACCGCGGATGCGGACGTGCCGCTCATCTTCGACGAGGTCATCACCGGGTTCCGTCACTCGCCCAACGGTGCACAGGGCGAGTTCGGCGTCACGCCCGACCTGACGTGCGTGGCCAAAGCGCTCGGGAACGGCTATCCGGTCGCCGCGGTCGGCGGCCGCGAGGACCTGCTCTCGCAGGCGGGCGGCGACAACAAATCCGGCGTCGTCATCAGCGGGACGTACTCGGGCAACCTCCCCGGACTCGCCGCGGCGAGCGAGACCATCGACACCATCGTGGCGGAGGACGTCCAGGGCCACGTCTCGGACCTCGGCGACGAGTACAGGGCCGGACTCCGCGATCTGCTGGCGGATCACGGAATCGACGGCAGGGTCGTCGGTCACCGGAGCATCTTCAGCGTCCAGTTCGGCGTGACGGGCGACCCCGAAAACTACGAGGACATCCTCGGACTGGACGAGGAGCGGTTCCACGAGTTCGCCGCGGGCATGCGGAACCGGGGTCACTTCTTCACGCCGAACCCGTACAAGCGCCATCACCTCTCGTTCGCCCACGACGAGGGGAACCTCGCCGCATATCTCGACGCCGCGGACGACGTGTTTGGGAACCTTTGA
- a CDS encoding ABC transporter ATP-binding protein translates to MDSAIRIRDLEKEYGEVRALKGIDLDVPKGSFFGLLGPNGAGKTTFINILVGLVKNSGGSAEVFGADVEDDYREARDRIGLAPQEFNVDRFFPIREVLEHKAGYHGISRKEAGERADEVLRRVGIYDKRDTRFDWLSGGMKRRFVLARALITEPDLLILDEPTAGVDVQLRHDLWDLITELNEAGTTILLTTHYIEEAERLCDEVAILDSGRIVEVASPEELMGRGPDKITISLRNPPESAPQLSAGRGKIEEVELSGDELVITAPEAGLLAPELVRELDRKGFEIIHFDISRTSLEEVFVEMTRANESTSDGNGGAGDGDGKTDDFDRDDSELAAIAGGDDA, encoded by the coding sequence ATGGATTCTGCGATACGCATACGTGATTTGGAGAAAGAATACGGGGAGGTACGAGCGCTCAAGGGAATCGACCTCGACGTTCCGAAGGGCTCGTTTTTCGGCCTGCTCGGGCCGAACGGGGCGGGAAAGACGACGTTCATCAACATCCTCGTCGGACTGGTGAAGAACTCGGGCGGCTCGGCGGAGGTGTTCGGCGCGGACGTGGAGGACGACTACCGCGAGGCGCGCGACCGAATCGGCCTCGCGCCTCAGGAGTTCAACGTGGACCGCTTCTTCCCGATCCGGGAGGTACTGGAGCACAAGGCGGGCTACCACGGAATTTCGCGGAAGGAAGCGGGCGAACGCGCCGACGAAGTGCTTCGGCGCGTGGGAATTTACGACAAGCGCGACACGCGCTTCGACTGGCTCTCGGGCGGGATGAAGCGGCGGTTCGTCCTCGCGCGAGCACTCATCACGGAACCGGATCTTCTCATTCTCGACGAACCGACGGCCGGGGTGGACGTGCAGTTGCGCCACGACCTGTGGGACCTCATCACCGAACTCAACGAAGCCGGGACCACGATTCTGCTCACGACCCACTACATCGAGGAGGCCGAACGCCTCTGTGACGAGGTCGCCATCCTCGACTCGGGCCGTATCGTCGAGGTGGCGAGCCCGGAGGAACTGATGGGTCGCGGCCCGGACAAGATCACGATTTCGCTCCGCAACCCGCCCGAATCCGCGCCGCAGCTCTCCGCCGGTCGGGGCAAGATCGAGGAGGTGGAGCTATCGGGCGACGAACTCGTCATTACCGCTCCGGAGGCCGGACTGCTCGCTCCCGAACTCGTGCGCGAACTCGACCGGAAAGGGTTCGAGATCATCCACTTCGACATCTCGCGCACCTCGCTCGAAGAGGTGTTCGTGGAGATGACGCGGGCGAACGAGAGCACCAGCGATGGAAACGGAGGGGCGGGCGATGGAGACGGGAAGACGGACGACTTCGACCGCGACGATTCCGAACTCGCCGCCATCGCCGGAGGTGACGACGCGTGA